The following proteins are encoded in a genomic region of Cricetulus griseus strain 17A/GY chromosome 7, alternate assembly CriGri-PICRH-1.0, whole genome shotgun sequence:
- the Pwwp2a gene encoding PWWP domain-containing protein 2A isoform X4, translating into MAAVAAEAAATAASPGDGGAGEAEPELEPIPGSEAGTPLPVTATEAAVPDGEADGRQSAPQADEQPPLPPPPRRGELAGSPEAEAKPPEPAAAPAPPPEQPSAAPEQSEDAPRPPPAPALVPPAGGDSAVSQLIPGSEVRVTLDHIIEDALVVSFRLGEKLFSGVLMDLSKRFGPHGIPVTVFPKREYKDKTDAMQLQSNTFQEGIEVKREVNGAVPDNLSPVPPPEHLWTSKPPPLFHEGAPYPPPLFIRDTYNQSIPQPPPRKIKRPKRKMYREEPTSIMNAIKLRPRQVLCDKCKNSVVAEKKEIRKGSSDSSRYEDKKRRNDSVATVNKKLKTDHKVDGKNQNESQRRNAVVRVSNIAHSRGRVVKVSAQANTSKAQLSTKKVLQSKNMDHAKAREVLKIAKEKAQKKQSETSTSKNTHSKVHFTRRYQNPSSGSLPPRVRLKPQRYRNEENDSSLKTGLEKIRSGKLAPKPQSRCTSTRSAGLNKWQLLHQTVTSPAAPLQCLTDHCGFRLGALKLTVKRAAQRH; encoded by the exons ATGGCGGCCGTGGCTGCTGAGGCGGCGGCGACCGCGGCGTCCCCCGGGGACGGAGGCGCCGGCGAGGCTGAGCCGGAGCTGGAGCCCATCCCCGGCAGCGAGGCCGGCACCCCCCTCCCAGTCACGGCCACCGAGGCGGCGGTGCCGGACGGCGAGGCCGACGGGCGCCAGTCCGCCCCTCAGGCCGACGAGCAGCCGCCGCTGCCGCCACCGCCGCGCCGGGGGGAGCTGGCCGGTAGCCCCGAGGCTGAGGCGAAGCCTCCCGAGCCCGCGGCCGCCCCGGCCCCGCCGCCCGAGCAGCCCTCGGCCGCCCCCGAGCAGTCCGAGGACGCGCCGCGGCCGCCGCCAGCTCCGGCGCTCGTGCCGCCGGCGGGCGGGGACTCGGCGGTGTCGCAGCTCATCCCCGGCTCGGAGGTGCGGGTCACGCTGGACCACATCATCGAGGACGCGCTCGTAGTGTCGTTTCGCCTCGGGGAGAAGCTCTTCTCCGGGGTCCTCATGGACCTGTCTAAAAG GTTTGGGCCCCATGGGATCCCTGTGACAGTATTTCCCAAAAGGGAATATAAGGATAAAACGGACGCCATGCAGCTCCAAAGTAACACATTCCAAGAAGGGATAGAAGTCAAGCGGGAAGTGAACGGTGCTGTTCCCGATAACCTTTCTCCAGTCCCTCCTCCTGAGCACCTGTGGACTTCCAAACCACCTCCTCTCTTCCACGAAGGAGCACCTTATCCTCCCCCCTTGTTTATCAGGGACACATATAACCAATCAATACCTCAGCCTCCTCCTCGGAAAATTAAGCGACCCAAACGAAAAATGTACAGGGAAGAACCCACTTCAATAATGAATGCGATTAAGCTACGGCCCAGGCAAGTCCTGTGTGATAAGTGTAAAAACAGTGTTGttgcagaaaagaaggaaattagaAAAGGTAGCAGTGACTCTTCTAGGTATGAAGATAAAAAACGGAGAAATGATAGTGTAGCTACTGTgaacaaaaaactgaaaactgACCATAAAGTTGATGGGAAAAACCAAAACGAGAGCCAGAGAAGAAATGCTGTGGTGAGGGTTTCCAATATTGCTCACAGCAGAGGCAGAGTAGTCAAAGTTTCTGCTCAGGCAAACACGTCAAAAGCTCAGTTAAGTACCAAGAAAGTGCTCCAGAGCAAGAACATGGATCACGCAAAAGCTCGGGAAGTATTGAAAATtgccaaagaaaaggcacagaagaagcaaagtgaaacctcTACTTCCaaaaacacacactcaaaagTCCATTTCACACGTCGCTATCAGAATCCTAGCTCAGGTTCCCTCCCACCTCGAGTGCGTTTAAAGCCACAAAGGTACAGGAACGAAGAAAATGACTCTTCCCTGAAGACAGGACTGGAGAAAATTCGGAGTGGCAAGCTGGCCCCTAAGCCGCAGTCTCGCTGCACCTCCACCCGCTCAGCAG
- the Pwwp2a gene encoding PWWP domain-containing protein 2A isoform X5 → MAAVAAEAAATAASPGDGGAGEAEPELEPIPGSEAGTPLPVTATEAAVPDGEADGRQSAPQADEQPPLPPPPRRGELAGSPEAEAKPPEPAAAPAPPPEQPSAAPEQSEDAPRPPPAPALVPPAGGDSAVSQLIPGSEVRVTLDHIIEDALVVSFRLGEKLFSGVLMDLSKRFGPHGIPVTVFPKREYKDKTDAMQLQSNTFQEGIEVKREVNGAVPDNLSPVPPPEHLWTSKPPPLFHEGAPYPPPLFIRDTYNQSIPQPPPRKIKRPKRKMYREEPTSIMNAIKLRPRQVLCDKCKNSVVAEKKEIRKGSSDSSRYEDKKRRNDSVATVNKKLKTDHKVDGKNQNESQRRNAVVRVSNIAHSRGRVVKVSAQANTSKAQLSTKKVLQSKNMDHAKAREVLKIAKEKAQKKQSETSTSKNTHSKVHFTRRYQNPSSGSLPPRVRLKPQRYRNEENDSSLKTGLEKIRSGKLAPKPQSRCTSTRSAERKLT, encoded by the exons ATGGCGGCCGTGGCTGCTGAGGCGGCGGCGACCGCGGCGTCCCCCGGGGACGGAGGCGCCGGCGAGGCTGAGCCGGAGCTGGAGCCCATCCCCGGCAGCGAGGCCGGCACCCCCCTCCCAGTCACGGCCACCGAGGCGGCGGTGCCGGACGGCGAGGCCGACGGGCGCCAGTCCGCCCCTCAGGCCGACGAGCAGCCGCCGCTGCCGCCACCGCCGCGCCGGGGGGAGCTGGCCGGTAGCCCCGAGGCTGAGGCGAAGCCTCCCGAGCCCGCGGCCGCCCCGGCCCCGCCGCCCGAGCAGCCCTCGGCCGCCCCCGAGCAGTCCGAGGACGCGCCGCGGCCGCCGCCAGCTCCGGCGCTCGTGCCGCCGGCGGGCGGGGACTCGGCGGTGTCGCAGCTCATCCCCGGCTCGGAGGTGCGGGTCACGCTGGACCACATCATCGAGGACGCGCTCGTAGTGTCGTTTCGCCTCGGGGAGAAGCTCTTCTCCGGGGTCCTCATGGACCTGTCTAAAAG GTTTGGGCCCCATGGGATCCCTGTGACAGTATTTCCCAAAAGGGAATATAAGGATAAAACGGACGCCATGCAGCTCCAAAGTAACACATTCCAAGAAGGGATAGAAGTCAAGCGGGAAGTGAACGGTGCTGTTCCCGATAACCTTTCTCCAGTCCCTCCTCCTGAGCACCTGTGGACTTCCAAACCACCTCCTCTCTTCCACGAAGGAGCACCTTATCCTCCCCCCTTGTTTATCAGGGACACATATAACCAATCAATACCTCAGCCTCCTCCTCGGAAAATTAAGCGACCCAAACGAAAAATGTACAGGGAAGAACCCACTTCAATAATGAATGCGATTAAGCTACGGCCCAGGCAAGTCCTGTGTGATAAGTGTAAAAACAGTGTTGttgcagaaaagaaggaaattagaAAAGGTAGCAGTGACTCTTCTAGGTATGAAGATAAAAAACGGAGAAATGATAGTGTAGCTACTGTgaacaaaaaactgaaaactgACCATAAAGTTGATGGGAAAAACCAAAACGAGAGCCAGAGAAGAAATGCTGTGGTGAGGGTTTCCAATATTGCTCACAGCAGAGGCAGAGTAGTCAAAGTTTCTGCTCAGGCAAACACGTCAAAAGCTCAGTTAAGTACCAAGAAAGTGCTCCAGAGCAAGAACATGGATCACGCAAAAGCTCGGGAAGTATTGAAAATtgccaaagaaaaggcacagaagaagcaaagtgaaacctcTACTTCCaaaaacacacactcaaaagTCCATTTCACACGTCGCTATCAGAATCCTAGCTCAGGTTCCCTCCCACCTCGAGTGCGTTTAAAGCCACAAAGGTACAGGAACGAAGAAAATGACTCTTCCCTGAAGACAGGACTGGAGAAAATTCGGAGTGGCAAGCTGGCCCCTAAGCCGCAGTCTCGCTGCACCTCCACCCGCTCAGCAG
- the Pwwp2a gene encoding PWWP domain-containing protein 2A isoform X6, producing MAAVAAEAAATAASPGDGGAGEAEPELEPIPGSEAGTPLPVTATEAAVPDGEADGRQSAPQADEQPPLPPPPRRGELAGSPEAEAKPPEPAAAPAPPPEQPSAAPEQSEDAPRPPPAPALVPPAGGDSAVSQLIPGSEVRVTLDHIIEDALVVSFRLGEKLFSGVLMDLSKRFGPHGIPVTVFPKREYKDKTDAMQLQSNTFQEGIEVKREVNGAVPDNLSPVPPPEHLWTSKPPPLFHEGAPYPPPLFIRDTYNQSIPQPPPRKIKRPKRKMYREEPTSIMNAIKLRPRQVLCDKCKNSVVAEKKEIRKGSSDSSRYEDKKRRNDSVATVNKKLKTDHKVDGKNQNESQRRNAVVRVSNIAHSRGRVVKVSAQANTSKAQLSTKKVLQSKNMDHAKAREVLKIAKEKAQKKQSETSTSKNTHSKVHFTRRYQNPSSGSLPPRVRLKPQRYRNEENDSSLKTGLEKIRSGKLAPKPQSRCTSTRSAAQRH from the exons ATGGCGGCCGTGGCTGCTGAGGCGGCGGCGACCGCGGCGTCCCCCGGGGACGGAGGCGCCGGCGAGGCTGAGCCGGAGCTGGAGCCCATCCCCGGCAGCGAGGCCGGCACCCCCCTCCCAGTCACGGCCACCGAGGCGGCGGTGCCGGACGGCGAGGCCGACGGGCGCCAGTCCGCCCCTCAGGCCGACGAGCAGCCGCCGCTGCCGCCACCGCCGCGCCGGGGGGAGCTGGCCGGTAGCCCCGAGGCTGAGGCGAAGCCTCCCGAGCCCGCGGCCGCCCCGGCCCCGCCGCCCGAGCAGCCCTCGGCCGCCCCCGAGCAGTCCGAGGACGCGCCGCGGCCGCCGCCAGCTCCGGCGCTCGTGCCGCCGGCGGGCGGGGACTCGGCGGTGTCGCAGCTCATCCCCGGCTCGGAGGTGCGGGTCACGCTGGACCACATCATCGAGGACGCGCTCGTAGTGTCGTTTCGCCTCGGGGAGAAGCTCTTCTCCGGGGTCCTCATGGACCTGTCTAAAAG GTTTGGGCCCCATGGGATCCCTGTGACAGTATTTCCCAAAAGGGAATATAAGGATAAAACGGACGCCATGCAGCTCCAAAGTAACACATTCCAAGAAGGGATAGAAGTCAAGCGGGAAGTGAACGGTGCTGTTCCCGATAACCTTTCTCCAGTCCCTCCTCCTGAGCACCTGTGGACTTCCAAACCACCTCCTCTCTTCCACGAAGGAGCACCTTATCCTCCCCCCTTGTTTATCAGGGACACATATAACCAATCAATACCTCAGCCTCCTCCTCGGAAAATTAAGCGACCCAAACGAAAAATGTACAGGGAAGAACCCACTTCAATAATGAATGCGATTAAGCTACGGCCCAGGCAAGTCCTGTGTGATAAGTGTAAAAACAGTGTTGttgcagaaaagaaggaaattagaAAAGGTAGCAGTGACTCTTCTAGGTATGAAGATAAAAAACGGAGAAATGATAGTGTAGCTACTGTgaacaaaaaactgaaaactgACCATAAAGTTGATGGGAAAAACCAAAACGAGAGCCAGAGAAGAAATGCTGTGGTGAGGGTTTCCAATATTGCTCACAGCAGAGGCAGAGTAGTCAAAGTTTCTGCTCAGGCAAACACGTCAAAAGCTCAGTTAAGTACCAAGAAAGTGCTCCAGAGCAAGAACATGGATCACGCAAAAGCTCGGGAAGTATTGAAAATtgccaaagaaaaggcacagaagaagcaaagtgaaacctcTACTTCCaaaaacacacactcaaaagTCCATTTCACACGTCGCTATCAGAATCCTAGCTCAGGTTCCCTCCCACCTCGAGTGCGTTTAAAGCCACAAAGGTACAGGAACGAAGAAAATGACTCTTCCCTGAAGACAGGACTGGAGAAAATTCGGAGTGGCAAGCTGGCCCCTAAGCCGCAGTCTCGCTGCACCTCCACCCGCTCAGCAG
- the Pwwp2a gene encoding PWWP domain-containing protein 2A isoform X2, whose translation MAAVAAEAAATAASPGDGGAGEAEPELEPIPGSEAGTPLPVTATEAAVPDGEADGRQSAPQADEQPPLPPPPRRGELAGSPEAEAKPPEPAAAPAPPPEQPSAAPEQSEDAPRPPPAPALVPPAGGDSAVSQLIPGSEVRVTLDHIIEDALVVSFRLGEKLFSGVLMDLSKRFGPHGIPVTVFPKREYKDKTDAMQLQSNTFQEGIEVKREVNGAVPDNLSPVPPPEHLWTSKPPPLFHEGAPYPPPLFIRDTYNQSIPQPPPRKIKRPKRKMYREEPTSIMNAIKLRPRQVLCDKCKNSVVAEKKEIRKGSSDSSRYEDKKRRNDSVATVNKKLKTDHKVDGKNQNESQRRNAVVRVSNIAHSRGRVVKVSAQANTSKAQLSTKKVLQSKNMDHAKAREVLKIAKEKAQKKQSETSTSKNTHSKVHFTRRYQNPSSGSLPPRVRLKPQRYRNEENDSSLKTGLEKIRSGKLAPKPQSRCTSTRSAGEAPSENQSPSEGLEEAASEVQDTSKVYVPGEQEELQTVGKKGNKSNISVYLTLNQEKSDSSSASVCSVDSMDDLKSSISECSSSESFVFPPGSMHVPSTSSVSSSSKEEKSLSNSLKMKIFSKNVSKCITPDGRTICVGDIVWAKIYGFPWWPARILTITVSRKDNGLLARQEACISWFASPTTSFLALSQLSPFLENFQLRFNKKRKGLYRRAITEAAKAAKQLTPEVRALLTQFET comes from the exons ATGGCGGCCGTGGCTGCTGAGGCGGCGGCGACCGCGGCGTCCCCCGGGGACGGAGGCGCCGGCGAGGCTGAGCCGGAGCTGGAGCCCATCCCCGGCAGCGAGGCCGGCACCCCCCTCCCAGTCACGGCCACCGAGGCGGCGGTGCCGGACGGCGAGGCCGACGGGCGCCAGTCCGCCCCTCAGGCCGACGAGCAGCCGCCGCTGCCGCCACCGCCGCGCCGGGGGGAGCTGGCCGGTAGCCCCGAGGCTGAGGCGAAGCCTCCCGAGCCCGCGGCCGCCCCGGCCCCGCCGCCCGAGCAGCCCTCGGCCGCCCCCGAGCAGTCCGAGGACGCGCCGCGGCCGCCGCCAGCTCCGGCGCTCGTGCCGCCGGCGGGCGGGGACTCGGCGGTGTCGCAGCTCATCCCCGGCTCGGAGGTGCGGGTCACGCTGGACCACATCATCGAGGACGCGCTCGTAGTGTCGTTTCGCCTCGGGGAGAAGCTCTTCTCCGGGGTCCTCATGGACCTGTCTAAAAG GTTTGGGCCCCATGGGATCCCTGTGACAGTATTTCCCAAAAGGGAATATAAGGATAAAACGGACGCCATGCAGCTCCAAAGTAACACATTCCAAGAAGGGATAGAAGTCAAGCGGGAAGTGAACGGTGCTGTTCCCGATAACCTTTCTCCAGTCCCTCCTCCTGAGCACCTGTGGACTTCCAAACCACCTCCTCTCTTCCACGAAGGAGCACCTTATCCTCCCCCCTTGTTTATCAGGGACACATATAACCAATCAATACCTCAGCCTCCTCCTCGGAAAATTAAGCGACCCAAACGAAAAATGTACAGGGAAGAACCCACTTCAATAATGAATGCGATTAAGCTACGGCCCAGGCAAGTCCTGTGTGATAAGTGTAAAAACAGTGTTGttgcagaaaagaaggaaattagaAAAGGTAGCAGTGACTCTTCTAGGTATGAAGATAAAAAACGGAGAAATGATAGTGTAGCTACTGTgaacaaaaaactgaaaactgACCATAAAGTTGATGGGAAAAACCAAAACGAGAGCCAGAGAAGAAATGCTGTGGTGAGGGTTTCCAATATTGCTCACAGCAGAGGCAGAGTAGTCAAAGTTTCTGCTCAGGCAAACACGTCAAAAGCTCAGTTAAGTACCAAGAAAGTGCTCCAGAGCAAGAACATGGATCACGCAAAAGCTCGGGAAGTATTGAAAATtgccaaagaaaaggcacagaagaagcaaagtgaaacctcTACTTCCaaaaacacacactcaaaagTCCATTTCACACGTCGCTATCAGAATCCTAGCTCAGGTTCCCTCCCACCTCGAGTGCGTTTAAAGCCACAAAGGTACAGGAACGAAGAAAATGACTCTTCCCTGAAGACAGGACTGGAGAAAATTCGGAGTGGCAAGCTGGCCCCTAAGCCGCAGTCTCGCTGCACCTCCACCCGCTCAGCAGGTGAGGCCCCTTCAGAAAATCAGAGCCCCTCAGAAGGCCTGGAAGAGGCCGCCAGTGAGGTTCAGGACACAAGCAAAGTGTATGTGCCTGGTGAGCAGGAGGAACTGCAGACGGTGGGCAAAAAGGGCAACAAAAGCAATATCTCTGTTTACCTGACCCTAAATCAAGAGAAATCTGACTCTTCTAGTGCTTCAGTATGTAGTGTTGATAGCATGGATGATTTGAAATCCTCCATCTCTGAGTGTAGCTCTTCTGAGAGCTTTGTTTTTCCTCCTGGCAGTATGCATGTACCTTCCACTTCTTCCGTTTCCTCTtcttcaaaggaagagaaaagcctCAGTAATtccttgaaaatgaaaatcttttccaaaaatGTCTCTAAATGTATCACACCAGATGGCAGGACCATATGTGTAGGGGACATTGTTTGGGCCAAGATATATGGCTTCCCATGGTGGCCAGCCCGAATTCTTACTATAACTGTAAGCCGGAAAGATAATGGCCTTTTAGCCCGACAAGAGGCTTGTATTTCATGGTTTGCATCTCCAACAAcatctttccttgctctttcaCAACTCTCCCCCTTTCTAGAAAACTTCCAGTTACGTTTTAATAAGAAGAGAAAGGGTCTGTATCGCAGGGCTATCACAGAGGCAGCTAAGGCTGCTAAGCAGCTGACCCCTGAAGTGCGGGCTTTGTTGACACAGTTTGAAACGTGA
- the Pwwp2a gene encoding PWWP domain-containing protein 2A isoform X3 — protein MQLQSNTFQEGIEVKREVNGAVPDNLSPVPPPEHLWTSKPPPLFHEGAPYPPPLFIRDTYNQSIPQPPPRKIKRPKRKMYREEPTSIMNAIKLRPRQVLCDKCKNSVVAEKKEIRKGSSDSSRYEDKKRRNDSVATVNKKLKTDHKVDGKNQNESQRRNAVVRVSNIAHSRGRVVKVSAQANTSKAQLSTKKVLQSKNMDHAKAREVLKIAKEKAQKKQSETSTSKNTHSKVHFTRRYQNPSSGSLPPRVRLKPQRYRNEENDSSLKTGLEKIRSGKLAPKPQSRCTSTRSAGEAPSENQSPSEGLEEAASEVQDTSKVYVPGEQEELQTVGKKGNKSNISVYLTLNQEKSDSSSASVCSVDSMDDLKSSISECSSSESFVFPPGSMHVPSTSSVSSSSKEEKSLSNSLKMKIFSKNVSKCITPDGRTICVGDIVWAKIYGFPWWPARILTITVSRKDNGLLARQEACISWFASPTTSFLALSQLSPFLENFQLRFNKKRKGLYRRAITEAAKAAKQLTPEVRALLTQFET, from the coding sequence ATGCAGCTCCAAAGTAACACATTCCAAGAAGGGATAGAAGTCAAGCGGGAAGTGAACGGTGCTGTTCCCGATAACCTTTCTCCAGTCCCTCCTCCTGAGCACCTGTGGACTTCCAAACCACCTCCTCTCTTCCACGAAGGAGCACCTTATCCTCCCCCCTTGTTTATCAGGGACACATATAACCAATCAATACCTCAGCCTCCTCCTCGGAAAATTAAGCGACCCAAACGAAAAATGTACAGGGAAGAACCCACTTCAATAATGAATGCGATTAAGCTACGGCCCAGGCAAGTCCTGTGTGATAAGTGTAAAAACAGTGTTGttgcagaaaagaaggaaattagaAAAGGTAGCAGTGACTCTTCTAGGTATGAAGATAAAAAACGGAGAAATGATAGTGTAGCTACTGTgaacaaaaaactgaaaactgACCATAAAGTTGATGGGAAAAACCAAAACGAGAGCCAGAGAAGAAATGCTGTGGTGAGGGTTTCCAATATTGCTCACAGCAGAGGCAGAGTAGTCAAAGTTTCTGCTCAGGCAAACACGTCAAAAGCTCAGTTAAGTACCAAGAAAGTGCTCCAGAGCAAGAACATGGATCACGCAAAAGCTCGGGAAGTATTGAAAATtgccaaagaaaaggcacagaagaagcaaagtgaaacctcTACTTCCaaaaacacacactcaaaagTCCATTTCACACGTCGCTATCAGAATCCTAGCTCAGGTTCCCTCCCACCTCGAGTGCGTTTAAAGCCACAAAGGTACAGGAACGAAGAAAATGACTCTTCCCTGAAGACAGGACTGGAGAAAATTCGGAGTGGCAAGCTGGCCCCTAAGCCGCAGTCTCGCTGCACCTCCACCCGCTCAGCAGGTGAGGCCCCTTCAGAAAATCAGAGCCCCTCAGAAGGCCTGGAAGAGGCCGCCAGTGAGGTTCAGGACACAAGCAAAGTGTATGTGCCTGGTGAGCAGGAGGAACTGCAGACGGTGGGCAAAAAGGGCAACAAAAGCAATATCTCTGTTTACCTGACCCTAAATCAAGAGAAATCTGACTCTTCTAGTGCTTCAGTATGTAGTGTTGATAGCATGGATGATTTGAAATCCTCCATCTCTGAGTGTAGCTCTTCTGAGAGCTTTGTTTTTCCTCCTGGCAGTATGCATGTACCTTCCACTTCTTCCGTTTCCTCTtcttcaaaggaagagaaaagcctCAGTAATtccttgaaaatgaaaatcttttccaaaaatGTCTCTAAATGTATCACACCAGATGGCAGGACCATATGTGTAGGGGACATTGTTTGGGCCAAGATATATGGCTTCCCATGGTGGCCAGCCCGAATTCTTACTATAACTGTAAGCCGGAAAGATAATGGCCTTTTAGCCCGACAAGAGGCTTGTATTTCATGGTTTGCATCTCCAACAAcatctttccttgctctttcaCAACTCTCCCCCTTTCTAGAAAACTTCCAGTTACGTTTTAATAAGAAGAGAAAGGGTCTGTATCGCAGGGCTATCACAGAGGCAGCTAAGGCTGCTAAGCAGCTGACCCCTGAAGTGCGGGCTTTGTTGACACAGTTTGAAACGTGA